The Silene latifolia isolate original U9 population chromosome 4, ASM4854445v1, whole genome shotgun sequence region TCGCTTGATTTGTGATCTTTGCTGAATCGGGGTCCGCCCGTCTGCCGTCTCGCCGGGTTCAATATCGCCTCCCGATCCGAGCTCTTGATGGTTACGATGTGTTCATTGCTAGAGGAGATGTTGTGACGATCGTCCCCTTTGCCGATCCAtttgttggtttgactcggatctcGCTCCGTGTGTCCGATCGATCGTTGTGGGGTTCTTGTGACAGGGATGCCACCGCTCGTGCTTCCCATCTGGCGGCCGCGGGCAGTTAcggcgtgaggtatcccagcccttgtggggttatccttccatctgatggtatcgTGGACAGATCCAATCTCGTTATTAATTCAGCCGGTACTTGTCGAAGtggattcctgctgcctgatgccccctgcgTCAGATCTACTAGTGTAGGCCTTCCCACGGCTGTCCTGCTTGCTGGGGTGACAGACTGCTGTTTCAGGATGTCtgtctgtgcccagagctctctgtccctctttCTTGCTTCAGTTTTAGCTttcctctggtcttctctcatgtgttttatagctttctgaagattttctacgccagtgagtaagatttgtgtgggactaggtggcggagtgaggcctgaacttgctgttcccttatctgatctggcttgggccacgacagcaggagtcctaggaggtaaagaggttttggttgtcggtatgattcttgaggtgtgtccgggagcctgtgtagccactgttgttgtcgggttttgagtagatggtggcggtggcgatggttgcctgctcccCGACACGGATtcagatgcttgcttatccattgtgtatctagaatatcaacgattgacgaccacaatgccccacggtgggcgccaaactgtttaggtattttttaccaagttgattgattagggtcaatgcagtcttactcgttggttaatTGTATGATTGCTTGTTTGTTGATacttaaataaagaaataaagtacgcaatgtaaattgacacgtaagatttggtgacgcggaaaacccaatgtgggaacaaccgcgggagggacggtaccctgccaagtattgcactatttgAATAGGAGGATGGTTACAATTGAGGCACAAAGCTAATCCcgctggccctaggcgtcaggcctgcaagatcttggacgaaTGTATGTTTGAGTATAATAATATGCCGCGGTGTTGGTGTGTTCCCGAATGTGAATGTGTCGTATGTAGATGTATTGAATGTGGATGtattgaatgtccttcttgatttgcttccttggctatttatagggtaagaaccctagatatgtcctacttcgaatatggaaagggaatataatttccataagaactctttccatacttggccgcctttcccaattctccctgatctccctaacttctccctaacttctccctaacttttctttccttaatccggacaccCTCCACGATGGGCTCCTGATCTCCCTttagcccgtttcccctttctccaaccgtgggcttccttcctccttatcactccccccataaccttttattttatcaagtgggccttctttattgtgctatttttagcccaaacaacggatagtgcccctctcaTAAGATGCAAGTGGCAATATGCATGAGTGCTCTATTTTCCCATTTCACTTGTCAACCCACTTGCTttattgtgagaggtcttcagcttgtgacggatattatccgtcacaagcaagagactttgaattaaacatgatgtAAATATGTAGTGCGTCTGTGCGTATAACATAGTAATGCACGGCTATCTTTTAAACTACATGGACCATATCTAGTCTGATTGATTTCACGCATGTGAGAATACCCCGGAGGAAGAAGAAATATAATGATTTGTCTAAACATTAACAAACAAGACAAATATCATAATATGACCTATGCAAAGGTTTTACGGTATTTATGGTTAAGTTTATGGGTAGGAAATTGGGTACTTATGACATTAAAACACCACGAGGGCatctctcgcttttgtgctccCCCAGTCATATGGACCAAGCGAGTTGCCAAAACATgacgtcatgaggtggaaaatacGTCTAAGGCCTAGTCAgtcgaatggaccttctaagtataGAGCGTACTTTACCGAGGGTAAATTAGGGTAGCTTAAAATGTCATAATATTGACTTACGGAGAGCCTATGCCTTTTTTGTCTGAAATAAAATATGTATAAAATATAAAGTACAATAAGACAATATTAATTAGATAAACAAATACGCATGCGAATTTGTAGAAGATTATCAAACCAGAACAATCAAACACAATACGTACCTCGTAGAATtagtttcatattttattttgtaGGTCAAAGCACGGGATATATCAATAATAACAACAAGCTCTTAGTTATCATATTATTTAAAGCATCACTTCTATCAACTATGAATTTCAGAAATTCTCTTTTTCTTGTAAAACGAATTCTCATACCCAAAGCAAAAATCAAATGACTCTTTATCAATTTATATATCTACGGAAGTGAAATCATGATTCCAATAGCCAACTTACCATGAACTTAAATTAGGAATCCAAAAAAAGTCAAAagatataatattacaaatagaGTTGAAGTAACCAAATGTgtttggtgtggtggttgctcacctcatcccttaaccatgaggtcaggggttcgatccctgcccatgagaatggagcaaactctttggccagctgtttacctcttcgtgagagcacgcgcggcgaggggattatactctgttgtcgacggtggacacccCGGTTTACACCAAAAAACAAATAGAGTTGAAGTCTTACCCTTCTAATAAGTCCCAAGCGGAGTCgccactgtgagatccctgaaaaaatctcctttttgaaataagtaaataatatggagtcgccagtaagttttataaaaaaacatacaaaaacaattttaacggaaaaaaactCTTTTcatccctggaatggggactgatccgtcactccggtctaaaccaaagattgcggattcgggggtaaaggtacggtcagggaaggtgttaggcacccggaccgcccatcaaactgacgacctctactatttatttgtaatattatatatttgacgaaattaatAAAAGAACACGAAAAAAGTGTTTTGTGCAAGAGGTTGAGTAGGATCCTTCCTGACATTGTGAGTGAGAGTCAGGGGGGCTTTATTCAGGGTAGGAATATTGTAGAGAATGTCCTTATTTGTCAAGATTTGGTCAGACTCTACAATAGGAAAGCAGCTTCTCCCAGATGTTTAGTTAAAATTGACCTAAAATAGGCTTATGACTCTGTTGAGTGGGGCTTTCTTTCTCAAATGATGCAAGCTCTCAATTTCCCTCAAAAATTCATTGACTTGGTAATGATTTCTGTTACTAGCCCTACTTACTCTTTGAATATCAATGGTAACAAGTTTGGGTTTTTCAAAGGTTATAGAGGTTTAAGACAGGTTGACCGTCTTTCCCCTCTTCTTTTTACTATCTGTATGGAATATCTGTCTAGGATCCTTGGGGTTGTTGCTACTCAAGATGGATTCAGGTTTCACCCTCTGTGTGGTCATCTTAGGCTCAACCATTTattgtttgctgatgatcttttGCTATTCTGCAAAGGGACTGCTCCATCTATAATGTGGATCCTCAGAGCTTTTGCTACTTTTTCCTCTGCTTCTGGACTTTGCTTGAATAGGACCAAGTCTGAGATTTATTTCAATGGGGTCAACTCAGGCACTGTTGATGACATTTTGCAAGTTTCAGGGTTTCATAGGGGTAGTCTCCCATTGAAGTACTTGGGAGTCCCTATTTCCTCTAAGAAATTGACTAAGACTGAGAGCCAAAAGTTGACTGATAGAATTGTGGCTAGAATTAGGGGATAGGGGACTAAACACTTATGTTATGCAGGCAGACTTACACTTGTGAATTCTGTCCTGGCTACATTGCATTCATACTGGGCGTCCATCTTCCTGATTCCAAATGGTATAATGAATAGGATCACTAACCTCTGTAGAAACTTTCTTTGGAAAGGATTCTCTGATTACAAGGGTGCTCCTAATGTCAACTGGGAATtttggtgggggggggggggggggggggggcttggAATCAAAGATATTAAAACTTGGAACAAGGCTTTACTTTGTAAATATGTACGGTGGCTTGCCAATAAGAAGGATCATTTATGGGTACGATGGGTGAGTCATGTCTATATGAAAGATATACCTTGGACTGATTATGTGGCCCCTAATGACTGCAGTTGGCCATGGAAAAAAATTAGTTCGATTATGATCCTTTTCAAGCAAGCTTACCATAACAATCACTGGCTTAATTCTTCTTTGGAGTATACTGTCAAAGCTGGTTATGAATGGTTAAGAGTTCCTAATCCTAAAGTTGAATGGCGGTTTCTCTGCTGGAATACCTTGAACATCCGTCGATGCTCCTTTGTGTTTTGGGAATTCTTACTTCAGAGACTTCCTACGAGAGACAGACTTAGTAGAAGGGGGATGACAATTGACCCAACCTGCCCCATCTGCCTGGGTCTAGCAGAAAGTCATCAACATCTCTTTCATGAATGTCCCTTTGCTGTGCTCTGCCATCAGAGGTTGCAAGTAGCTCTGAATGTGCACTTCAGGATGCCTGACCTGATAAATTGGTTTTCAGCTGCTAGGCGCATTACTAAACTTCAGAAGAGATATATTGGTTCCTGCTATGTTGCGTTGGTCTATTGGATCTGGAGATGCAGAAATGAAGCTTGGATAAACAACAGGGTACAAAGTCCTGGCTCTGTGGTGAAGCAGATTTTAGCTGATGTTAGAGCTAGGTTCCTGGCCCTTAATGTCACTGCCCTGAAAGATAAAGATAGAGTCTGGTTTGATACGTTGTAATTGCTGGTTGCTTTCCTTCATTCTTGTGCCATATACTTGAACATTGTATACCCCATTTTTGAGATTTGATAATATATACTTacttttccgaaaaaaaaaaaaacacgaaaaaggtacaaattatttacaaggacaaattaataggttagtttatatacaataactcaaacaatacgataaaaatagggaaaataaataaaagagcaaaataaagagtaaagaaaacttattcaattttggtaccctcaggcctatctggatgttgactattaatgaatttcgaatttcgactttgtcgtaaattaacggctcttatgcgcttatatagAAACTGGGACGATTTATTTGAATGGTTGATTTGAAACAGGGATAGAATATTTGAGACGGGATATGGGAGAGAGTATTAAATTTGAATCTGGTCTAATTTGTAATTTGTGGGTGTATCGTATATTTGTGTGTATCTCCGTCTGTCCCTGCAATTGTGTCTAGAGCTGGCAAaagctgacccgacccgacccgcccgAAACCCGACCCGATACAACCCGAAAATTGGGTGAATCGAAACCGAACCGAACCGACCCGATAACCGATATCAGCCTTATTTTTTCCAACCCGAACCCGACCTGAACCGACCCGTGAACCGATATTTTCTCAACCCAATAGATGACCCGATAATGAACTAGCTTAATAGTGGTTTGAATAACACCAAATTAACATTCATCTTAATTATTTGTGTCGTATATGAGTATTTATAGCGGCTTTGGTTTGAGTTTGACAAGATTTATGAAACCAAATAAGATAGAGTTTGGCCGATTTTTGTTAtctcacctttttttttttttttggataagGTAAGAAAACACACCCTCTATTGTATTGGATGCCTCAAATTCCTTTGGAATTCTATCTCTAGATCTCTTTTAATAGTTGGTCACATGTAGAATACGTCTTAGAAACGTCCTATGCCGTTGATCTCAATACAGCATTGTCTAATAATGTTTTTTCTTTGCCAATCAAATCCTACTCGTCTTTTAATATGATCAAAGTCCAACGTGGTACAccatattgtatttttttttcagtaggtctcatgagagaccgtctcccactaatttagtgggagacataatagggaaaaaagaaaTTTAGTGAGtccctcaccccatcatgtgaggggtctctcaataacgctattgagagaccgtctttctagagtttttgtgttttttgtcaGCACGTAATTTTGGGAGTCTTAACGATAACTTGGATTATCTAACACGTGATTCAGGTGTATGTTTAAGTAGACTTGGCAAatcgggtcaacgggtcgggtcatttcgaaTCGGGTCATTTCGAGTTTCTAAAATATTCGGGttagttcgggtcgggtcgggtcatttcgggtttgttggtcgggttgtTTCGCGTCAAGcggatcgggtcatttcgggtcgggtcattttcgggttgggtAGTTTCGGGTTGGGTCATTTCGAGTCGGGTTAATACGGGTctatgaaagctcgggtcatttttgggtcgggtcgggttacttcgggtgtcattcgggtgcGGCAGTTCGGGTccatttcgggtctcgggtcagctttttcgggtcgggtcaatcgggtcgggttgattttgccaggtctatgtTTAAGTTAGGTAGCCTTATTTACTGGCCCCAATTAATAAAAATACGGGTAACTAATTGTAAGGCTCGATTCTAAAATGAGATGCTAaagttaataaaaaaaaaaattagaacatAGGCCAACAAAtggttttatgccattttaagtaaTTTGAGGGTTGAATAGGGATAAACGGCTAATGAGCAGTTTTATGCCATTTCACTGGTTTCTCGACAAAGTAAGTGTAAAGAgcctttaattataacattgtcaattttcatttagtcatttaattttagcctcatcatcgggtaccttTAAGGCGTGTAGACAACCTTGAGGTGTCTACAACGTCGGGACGACAAATCTTGGTTACACgtccaagtaatcacttaacgcctaaaaactgtgtttaattgacggaaaataaagtttaggggtacgcttagtgataatgacaacaattaggggtaccatgtatgttttaaaaagtgtaggggtaccaagTAGAAAGTTTTAAAATTGAGGGGTACTatgtagaatatcccaaaaaattaatataaaaaatctttttttttttattgaaaatgagcgcatcacaGGGAAAAATAAAATATAGATTATAATAATTAATTCACATGTgtaaataatgtgaaaatttggATGAAAGAAATGATCAAGAATGGAAAACAAAAATTTTGTTGTACGACGATCTTTTCTGTGTTTTTTTGGCAAAAAATGACCACTCTTTGGTTAATAGTGACCTGGTCATTTTTTTGTAATACAAAATGGTCATTGATACCAAAAAGTAGACCTAACAAAagaaacccgacccgattgacccggcccgaaaaggctgacccgagacccgtaATAGACCGGAACAACATCACCCAAATGTGAcccaaaaacccgaattgacccgactcgacccgaacatgacccgagttTTCTTGATTctaaatgacccgatccgaaaccacctaacccaaaaatgacccgacaaaacataactctaattgaaccgaaaagccTTGAAAtgatttttttctctcttattcattgacccgaaaatgacccggccCGCTCgacccgaaatagacccgaccaacaaacccgaagcAAACCCAAAACCCGAAATGACCGGACCCCACCCAAATTAACCCGAAATAACTGAAAGACCCGAGTTGTCCCGGCCCGAACTGGCCCGATCCGAACCCGACCTGATTTaccgtttgccaggtctacccAAAAGTGATCACTATTTAGCAAAAAAGTGATGAAATTTTTCACGTTGCACGTAAGACGGTCATATAATAGAATTTGCAtagaaaaatatatgaaaaatgggtaaaagagaaattaaaataagaatgtcgataaactaaaaataaatatattaggaaaacacgattaaatttagtttggagaaaatggttttgcTGACTGAGACAAAAATGACCTCAGAATCATTAGTCGGGAGGTCAACATCGAAAACTTGAGCAATTTGGCAAAAATAATGTTTTCGGCAAAAATATGTAAATCATGTAATattttttcaattaaataaaagtaaaggtGGTTTTGAATGAAAAAAATCATTTTAAAAGGATTCAAAATGCTAactatatcaacaaagttaagtttcaatttcggtagttcatCATAAGAACTCAACTGTTAaccgtgctcaggtgagagtagtctGGGGATGGGTTACCTATTGGGAAGGATTGCCGATTCGCACAAGTGCATGACTGTTGAATGCAAGTAATGATCGAATTAATCGAGTTCACTAGCAAAGCAAGTAACAAAGCTTGACACGATTCCATATGTGAAGACATTtatttattaataaaaaatattattttatattttgattatttattttttatattttttgtttgccacgggaataattttttttttgccacgGGTGTTATTAGTCACGAGGGAATCCGTGGCTAAGATTTTAATTtcagccacgttcttgtttttcgcGTGGCTATCTCTTAGCCGCGGCCACTTGCGCCACAAAAGGTATTCCTGTGGAAAAGTAC contains the following coding sequences:
- the LOC141651684 gene encoding uncharacterized protein LOC141651684, producing the protein MKDIPWTDYVAPNDCSWPWKKISSIMILFKQAYHNNHWLNSSLEYTVKAGYEWLRVPNPKVEWRFLCWNTLNIRRCSFVFWEFLLQRLPTRDRLSRRGMTIDPTCPICLGLAESHQHLFHECPFAVLCHQRLQVALNVHFRMPDLINWFSAARRITKLQKRYIGSCYVALVYWIWRCRNEAWINNRVQSPGSVVKQILADVRARFLALNVTALKDKDRVWFDTL
- the LOC141651683 gene encoding putative mitochondrial protein AtMg01250, with protein sequence MQALNFPQKFIDLVMISVTSPTYSLNINGNKFGFFKGYRGLRQVDRLSPLLFTICMEYLSRILGVVATQDGFRFHPLCGHLRLNHLLFADDLLLFCKGTAPSIMWILRAFATFSSASGLCLNRTKSEIYFNGVNSGTVDDILQVSGFHRGSLPLKYLGVPISSKKLTKTESQKLTDRIVARIRG